One Phenylobacterium hankyongense DNA segment encodes these proteins:
- a CDS encoding energy transducer TonB: MTRRELSPAMLGSVLLHASVAAALLISWRFNRDLKVGTVVPVTIVANAPSTDIRPAIEAPETQTAQAEQSIPDAPPQAAPPAPQPQPLPPAPAPAPAKAAPPTPAPKAIKPAEATPAAKPQPPTKADKGLDLDALAATVSKMSKPAGARPSSAAKGLPRPETAPQARPAIGAGVSAAALSGLTDELQRRWNPNCDVEAGRDIQVRVAFTLGAGGQVVGNVTSQIRGAQNALSQAAADRAVRAVYAASPFRNLPREFYGDKIAVNFNAREACSS, translated from the coding sequence GTGACCCGCCGGGAGCTCTCGCCTGCGATGCTCGGCTCCGTGCTGCTGCACGCGAGCGTCGCCGCCGCGCTGCTGATCTCCTGGCGCTTCAACCGCGACCTGAAGGTGGGGACCGTGGTCCCGGTGACCATCGTCGCCAACGCGCCGTCGACGGACATCCGCCCGGCCATCGAGGCGCCGGAGACCCAGACCGCCCAGGCCGAGCAGTCGATCCCCGACGCCCCGCCCCAGGCCGCGCCGCCGGCTCCGCAGCCGCAACCCCTGCCGCCCGCGCCGGCGCCGGCCCCGGCCAAGGCTGCGCCACCGACTCCTGCGCCCAAGGCGATCAAGCCCGCCGAAGCCACCCCGGCCGCCAAGCCGCAGCCGCCGACCAAGGCCGACAAGGGCCTCGACCTCGATGCGCTGGCCGCCACGGTCTCGAAGATGTCCAAGCCGGCCGGCGCGCGCCCGTCGTCGGCCGCCAAGGGCCTGCCCCGGCCGGAGACCGCGCCGCAGGCCCGGCCGGCGATCGGGGCCGGCGTCTCCGCCGCCGCGCTCAGCGGCCTGACCGACGAGCTGCAGCGCCGCTGGAACCCCAACTGCGACGTGGAGGCCGGGCGCGACATCCAGGTGCGGGTGGCCTTCACCCTGGGCGCCGGCGGCCAGGTGGTCGGCAATGTGACCTCGCAGATCCGCGGCGCGCAGAACGCGCTCAGCCAGGCGGCGGCGGACCGGGCGGTGCGGGCGGTCTACGCGGCTTCACCTTTCCGCAACCTGCCGCGCGAGTTCTATGGCGATAAGATCGCCGTCAACTTCAACGCCCGCGAGGCCTGCTCGTCATGA
- the tolB gene encoding Tol-Pal system beta propeller repeat protein TolB, producing the protein MRLKTLILALMAAVFAAGLSAPAAWADIEVNVNRGDAQPLPIAVPAFGGGQAGADIAGVIAANLQRSGLFRPLDPASFVEKDLNTAVQPRFPDWKQINAQALVNGQVTVQNGQLVVDFRLWDVFAEQQLLGLQFTSSPENWRRVAHKISDQIYERLTGEKGYFDTRVVFVAETGGRGTRTKRLAIMDQDGANPSYLTDGSYIVMTPRFSSTSQELTYMALRPEGSAIYLFNLETGRRESLGDFKGMVFAPRFSPDGGKVAFSVERGGNSDIFVMDLRSHSTARLTADPSIDTSPSFSPDGSKIVFNSDRGGNPQLYVMGADGSNPRRISFGQGRYTTPVWSPTGEFIAFTKQTGGQFHIGVMKPDGSDERILTSSYLDEGPTWAPNGRVLMFSRETSGGASKLWSVDVTGRILQPVPYPGGGSDPAWSPLLN; encoded by the coding sequence ATGCGGCTGAAGACCCTGATCCTGGCGCTGATGGCCGCGGTGTTCGCCGCCGGCCTGTCGGCGCCCGCGGCGTGGGCCGACATCGAGGTGAACGTCAACCGCGGCGACGCCCAGCCGCTGCCCATCGCGGTGCCGGCGTTCGGCGGCGGCCAGGCCGGCGCGGACATCGCCGGGGTCATCGCCGCCAACCTGCAGCGTTCGGGCCTGTTCCGGCCGCTCGATCCGGCCAGCTTCGTGGAGAAGGACCTCAACACCGCCGTGCAGCCGCGCTTCCCCGACTGGAAGCAGATCAACGCCCAGGCGCTGGTGAACGGCCAGGTGACGGTGCAGAACGGCCAGCTGGTGGTCGACTTCCGCCTCTGGGACGTGTTCGCCGAGCAGCAGCTGCTGGGCCTGCAGTTCACCTCCAGCCCGGAGAACTGGCGGCGGGTTGCGCACAAGATCTCCGACCAGATCTACGAGCGGCTGACCGGCGAGAAGGGCTATTTCGACACCCGCGTGGTGTTCGTGGCCGAAACCGGCGGCCGGGGGACCCGCACCAAGCGGCTGGCGATCATGGACCAGGACGGCGCCAACCCCAGCTACCTCACCGACGGCTCCTACATCGTCATGACGCCGAGGTTCTCCTCGACCAGCCAGGAGCTCACCTACATGGCGCTGCGGCCGGAGGGCTCGGCCATCTACCTGTTCAACCTGGAGACCGGCCGGCGCGAGAGCCTCGGCGACTTCAAGGGCATGGTCTTCGCCCCGCGCTTCTCGCCGGACGGCGGCAAGGTGGCCTTCTCGGTGGAGCGCGGCGGCAACAGCGACATCTTCGTGATGGACCTGCGCAGCCATTCGACCGCCCGGCTGACCGCCGATCCGTCCATCGACACCTCGCCGTCGTTCTCGCCCGACGGCTCGAAGATCGTCTTCAACTCCGACCGCGGCGGCAACCCGCAGCTCTACGTGATGGGCGCGGACGGCTCGAACCCGCGGCGGATCTCCTTCGGCCAGGGCCGCTACACCACCCCGGTCTGGAGCCCGACCGGGGAGTTCATCGCCTTCACCAAACAGACGGGTGGACAGTTCCACATCGGGGTGATGAAGCCGGACGGCTCCGATGAGCGGATCCTCACCTCCAGCTACCTGGACGAGGGTCCGACGTGGGCGCCCAACGGCCGGGTGCTGATGTTCTCCCGCGAGACCTCAGGAGGCGCCTCCAAGCTGTGGAGCGTCGACGTCACCGGCCGCATCCTGCAGCCGGTGCCCTATCCGGGCGGCGGCTCCGATCCGGCGTGGTCGCCACTGCTTAACTAG
- the pal gene encoding peptidoglycan-associated lipoprotein Pal, with protein MSFNRGHALRLALIATAAASVAACASRPKPSFPTTPPPAAQPAPPPAAPAPAPGPVAQGPLAGSEQDFVINIGDRAYFDFDSYSLRPDAQATVDGQAGWLRRYPAVRVRIEGNCDERGTREYNLALGARRANAVRDYLVSHGVTPDRITTVSYGKEKPIDPGTGDEADAKNRNGHTAIIGGAR; from the coding sequence ATGAGCTTCAACCGCGGGCACGCCCTGCGCCTCGCCCTGATCGCAACCGCGGCCGCGTCCGTGGCGGCGTGCGCCTCGCGCCCGAAGCCCAGCTTCCCGACCACGCCGCCGCCCGCCGCCCAGCCGGCCCCGCCGCCCGCCGCGCCGGCCCCCGCCCCCGGCCCGGTCGCCCAGGGCCCGCTGGCCGGCTCCGAGCAGGACTTCGTGATCAACATCGGCGACCGCGCCTATTTCGACTTCGACAGCTATTCGCTGCGCCCCGACGCCCAGGCCACGGTCGACGGCCAGGCCGGCTGGCTGCGCCGCTATCCGGCGGTGCGCGTGCGCATCGAAGGCAATTGCGACGAGCGCGGCACCCGCGAATACAACCTCGCCCTCGGCGCCCGCCGGGCCAATGCGGTGCGCGACTACCTGGTCTCGCACGGGGTGACGCCGGACCGGATCACCACGGTCTCCTACGGCAAGGAGAAGCCGATCGATCCGGGCACGGGCGACGAGGCGGACGC